The Pseudomonas benzenivorans region CGCCGGACGAACTGCGGCGCCTGGGCGAGGCCGAACTGGAGGCCCTGGCCGACGAGCTGCGCCAATACCTGCTCTACACGGTCGGCCAGACCGGCGGGCACTTCGGCGCCGGCCTCGGGGTGATCGAGCTGACCATCGCCCTGCACTACGTCTTCGACACCCCGGACGACCGTTTGGTGTGGGACGTCGGCCACCAGGCCTATCCGCACAAGATCCTCACCGGACGCCGCGAGCAGATGAACAGCCTGCGCCAGAAGGACGGCATCGCCGCCTTCCCGCGGCGCAGCGAGAGCGAGTACGACACCTTCGGCGTCGGCCACTCCAGCACCAGCATCAGCGCCGCCCTGGGTATGGCCATCGCCGCCCGCATGCAGGGCAGCACGCGCAAGTCGGTGGCGGTGATCGGCGACGGCGCGCTGACCGCCGGCATGGCCTTCGAGGCGTTGAACCACGCCTCCGACGTGGGGGCCAACATGCTGGTGGTGCTCAACGACAACGACATGTCGATCTCGCGCAACGTCGGCGGCCTGTCCAACTACCTGGCCAAGCTGCTCTCCAGCCGCACCTACGCGAGCATGCGCGAGGGCAGCAAGAAGGTCCTGTCGCGCCTGCCCGGGGCCTGGGAGATCGCCCGCAAGACCGAGGAACACGCCAAGGGCATGCTGGTACCCGGCACCCTGTTCGAGGAACTGGGCTGGAACTACATCGGCCCCATCGACGGCCACGACCTGCCGACCCTGCTCGCCACCCTGCGTAACATGCGCGACCTGGAAGGCCCGCAGTTCCTCCATGTGATCACCAAGAAGGGCAAGGGCTTCGCCCCCGCCGAGGTCGACCCGATCGGCTACCACGCCATCACCAAGCTGGAGCCGATAGACGCCAAGGCCGCGCCGAAGAAAGCCGGGGGGCCGAAGTACTCCAGCGTGTTCGGCCAGTGGCTGTGCGACATGGCCGCGCAGGACCGGCGTCTGGTCGGCATCACCCCGGCGATGAAGGAAGGCTCGGACCTGGTGGCCTTCAGCGAACGCTACCCCGAGCGCTACTTCGACGTGGCCATCGCCGAGCAGCACGCCGTGACCCTGGCCGCCGGCATGGCCTGCGACGGCGCCAAACCGGTGGTGGCGATCTACTCGACCTTCCTGCAGCGCGCCTACGACCAGCTGATCCACGACGTCGCGGTGCAGCACCTCGATGTGCTGTTCGCCATCGACCGCGCCGGCCTGGTCGGCGAGGACGGCCCGACCCACGCCGGCAGCTTCGACCTGTCCTACCTGCGCTGCATCCCCGGGATGCTGGTGATGACCCCCAGCGACGAGAACGAGCTGCGCCGCATGCTCACGACCGGCTACCAGCATCTGGGCCCGGCGGCGGTGCGCTACCCGCGCGGCAGAGGCCCCAACGCCCCCATCGAACCGGGCCTGGAACCCCTGGAGATCGGCAAGGGCGTGGTCCGTCGTCAGGGCAGCCGGGTCGCCCTGCTGGTATTCGGCGTGCAACTGACCGAGGCGCTGAAGGTCGGCGAGACCCTGGACGCCACGGTGGTCGACATGCGCTTCGTCAAACCCCTGGACGAGGCCCTGGTGCGCCAGCTGGCGGCCGAACACGAGCTGCTGGTGACCGTCGAGGAAAACAGCATCATGGGCGGCGCCGGCAGCGCGGTCAGCGAGTTCCTGGCCCAGGAGAACCTGCTCAAACCGGTGCTGCACCTGGGCCTGCCGGACTACTACGTCGAACACGCCAAGCCCGCGCAGATGCTCGCCGAGTGCGGCCTGGACGCCGCCGGTATCGAAACCGCCGTGCGTGCCCGCCTGGACGCGCTGGTGAACTGAGCAGCCGACCGGCTGCATTGCTTTAGCCGCCGCCGGCGCTTATGGTGCGCGGCGCTTCGTTTGTCCGAGGTCGCGGCCCCGCGCCGCGTGAAAAGGGAAGCAGGTGCGCGACCGTCCCCACGGCCGCAAGGCCTGCGCTGCCCCCGCAACGGTAACCGACGGTGCTCGCCTGCGAGCACGGGTTTTCCCGACACACCACTGGGTTCGCCCGGGAAGGTGGGACCCCCCCAGTCGGCAGCCCGGAGACCTGCCTCGACGCGATCTGACTGGTGTTGCGGAGGGCATCACCGTCAAGCACCGGCGCCCGCCTCCTCGCCCGTGCTTGTCCCTGCCCTCCTCGAAAGACTTCTAACTTTTGAGGATTGATCGATGAAACTGTCCCGCCTCGCCCTGGCCGTGACCCTGACGCCCGGCCTGACTCTGGCCGCAAATCCCGCCGAGCCCTATCAGGCGCCGCCGCTGGTGGTGACTTCAGGCCGCCAAGCCGAACCGCAGCGCCAAGCCACCGCCGCCACCTCGGTCTTCACCCGCCAGGATATCGAACGTCTGCAGGTGCGCAGCGTGCCTGAACTGCTCAGCCGCGTACCCGGTATTTCGATCGTCCAGAACGGCGGTCGCGGCAGCCTGACCAGCGTATTTATACGCGGCGCCAACTCCAACCAGACCCTGGTGCTGGTCGATGGTGTACGCCTTAACGCCGCAGCGAGCGGCCTGGCGCGCCTTGAGTTTCTCAGCCCCGAACAGATCGAGCGGGTCGAAGTGGTGCGCGGCCCGCGCTCGGCACTGTATGGCGCCGACGCCATTGGTGGTGTCATCCAGATTTTCACCCGCCGCGGTGAAGCGGGCCTACAACCACGCGTGCGCTTGGCTGCAGGCACCCAACAGAGCTTTGAGCGAAGTCTCGGACTGTCTGGTGGAGACGATCAGACCCGCTTCGACCTCGGCGCCAGCCTCGACGAATCGGCTGGCTTCGATCGTTCCAACGACGCTCGAGGCCGCGATGCCGACCACGATGGCTTGCGCCGCCAGGCTCTCAACCTGAGCCTGGATCACCGTTTCAACGATCAGTTGAAAGGTGGATTTAACCTACTCGATCAGCGCGGCGAGACTGAGTACGACGACCTGTTCAGCTTCGCACCCGGCAACCCCAGCGAGCGCTTTAGCGTCTCCAGCATCGCCGCTCACCTGGAAGCCCGGCTGCTGGACGCCTGGACCAGCCGCCTCGAACTGGGCCACACCGAGGACAAGAGCGACAACCGCGATCGCTTCAACAGCGGCAACAACTTCAGCTTCAACACTTACCGCGACTCCGCCAGCTGGCTGAACACCCTGCGCCTGAGTGACAGCCAGAAACTGCTACTGGGCGCGGACTGGTATGAAGACCGCCTCAACAGCAGCAGCGACTTCAGCGAAACCGCGCGCTGGAACCAGGCCGCCTTCATCCAGCACCGCTATCAGGGCGACGGCTTCGCTACCGAGCTGGGTCTACGCCATGACGACAATGAGCAGTTCGGCAGCGAGAATACCGCCAACGCCGCCTTGACCCTCAACCTCAGCCAACAACTGGACCTGATCCTCAGCTATGGCGAAGGCTTCCACGCCCCGACCTTCAACGACCTGTACCTCGATATCCCGCCGTTCTTCGGTGGCAACCCGGATCTCGACCCAGAACACTCGAAGACCTACGAAGTGCAGCTGCGCGGCGAGCACCTGGACACCGTCTGGAGCCTGGCGGCTTACCGCACCGAGGTAACGGACCTGATCACCGTGGTCAGCGACCCCGTGACCTTCTTCAGCCAGCCGCAGAACGTCAATAAAGCCCGCCTGCAAGGTCTGGAGTTGAGCCTGGAGCGTAACCTGCTGGGCTGGCAGGCAGTGCTGAGCGCCGGCTGGGTCGACCCACGCGACCGCGACACGGGTCACACCCTACCAAGACGCGCCAAGCGCAGCCTCAGCCTGGACCTCGATCGCCAGTTCGGCGATTTCGGCGCGGGCCTGAGCTGGCAAGCCGCTTCCAGCCGGTACGACAACGCAGCCAATACAGTCGAAGTGGCCGGCTATGGCCTACTTGGGCTGCGTGGCAGCTGGAAGATGAGTAACGAGCTGAACTGGCAAGTGAAGGTCGAGAACCTGCTGGACAAGGATTACAGTCAGGCTACCTACACCAGACCGGATAACAGCACGCTCTTCAGCCCCGTGACCCGTTACGGCTTCCGCGAGGAAGGCCGCAGCGCCCAGCTCTCGCTGACTTGGACGCCATCCCTATAAATGCCGAGCCCCGCAATCGCGGGGCGTTTTCATTGTGCCTTGGCCAGCTGCTCGCAGAGTTTCTCGGTGGCCGCCAGCATCTGAAAACTGGGGCGCTCCAGGCCCTTGTCCGGCACCGGATAGAGCTGGTTGCGGCGCACCGCGGCCAGATCCGGCCAGCTGCGCCAGATATCCAGCTGGGCGCCTGAGCCGGCGAGTATCACCTCGGGGTCGCGCTGCAGCACCGCCTCGACGCTGACCTGCGGCGCCGGCAGGGCGAGGTCGGCGAAGACGTTTTCGGCACCGCACAGGCGCAGGGCATCGCTGATGATCTGCCGCCCGCCTATGGTGTACAGCGGCTTGTCCCAGATCTGGTAGAACACCCGCAGCGGCCGCTCGCGGCGGTAACGGGCGCGCAGCTCGGCGAGCCGCTCGCCGAAGCGCTGGCGCAGTCGATGCCCCTGCTCGGGGCGACCGAGGCGCGCGCCGATCTCGGCGAACTGCTCGGCCAGATTGTCCAGGTCGCGAGGCTCGGCGATCAGCAGGGGAATGCCGAAGTCCTGCAGTTGCTGGCGCTGGGCCGGACTGATGCTGTCGGGCCAGAGCAGCACCAGGTCGGGCTGCAGACCGATCAGGCTCTCCATCTCCAACTGGCCATAGCGCCCCACCGAGGGTAGGTGACGCAGCGAGGCCGGCCGTTCGCCACCGTCCAGCACCCCTACCAGCAGGTCGACGGCATCCAGCTCCACGACGATTTCGCTGAGCGAAGGCGCCAGACTGACCACCCGCTCGACCGCCAGTGCCGGCCAGGCCAGCAACCCGAGCAGAAACAGCGCCAGGCGAAGCATCAGCCGAGTTGGCGGGGAATGCGGTAGAGGTAGAGCAGTACCAGGCTGGACAGGCCGAGCAGCAGCAGCGGTATCCCCTCCAGGCCGGCGAAGATGGCAACGGCGGCAATCCAGGCCGGCAGTGCGGCCACCCACATGGCGCGGCCCCGGCACAGGCCCAAGGCCTGCCAGGCATCCGCCTCCTGGGGGCTATCGAGGGCTTTCTCGGTCGCCACCAGGGCCCGCTTGTAGGCCCCGAACAACGGCAGGCTGGCGAACATCGCCAGCAGCCCGGCGATGAACAGCGGCATGGCCAGCACGCCCGGCTGACGACCGGCGCCGAACAGCAGGTTGAGGACGAACAGCGGCGCCAGGGCCAGCGCCACCCGCCCCCACCAGGCCAGCGCCAGGCGGCGGCGCATCTCGCCACGGCTCACAGGGAGTCCTCGACCTCGCCCTGATGCAGGTTGCCGAGCAGGTGGCCGAGCTTGCCGGCCTTGGTCGCCAGGTACTTCTTGTTGTGCGGGTTGTGGTCGATCTGCAGCGGTACGCGGGTGGCCACGGCCACGCCCATATCGCCCAGGGCATTGACCTTGCGCGGGTTGTTGGTCATCAGCTTGAGCGCGCGAATGCCCAGGTGCTCGAGCATCGGCCGGCAGATCGCGTAGTCGCGCTGATCGGCGCCGAAGCCCAGGCGCTCGTTGGCTTCGACCGTGTCGGCGCCGCCGTCCTGCAACTCGTAGGCGCGGATCTTGTTCAGCAGGCCGATGCCACGGCCCTCCTGACGCAGGTAGAGCAGCACGCCGCGGCCCTCGGTGGCGATCGCGCGCAGCGCCGCCTCGAGCTGGAAACCGCAGTCGCAGCGCAGGCTGAACAGCGCGTCGCCGGTCAGGCACTCGGAATGCAGGCGCCCCAGCACCGGCTCGCCGTCGGCGACATCGCCGAAGGTCAGCGCGACGTGCTCCTTGCCGGTGGCCTCCTCGAGAAAGCCATGCATGGTGAACACGCCGAACGGCGTAGGCAGTTGGGAGGCGGCGACGAACACGACAGGCACCGGATGCTCCTAAGCAGATAAGGGCGGGAAAGTGGCAAGAGCGGCATTGTAACAGCAGCCCCTGCCGGCGGGTCAGCCTGAATTACCGATGATAAGGATCGGCCCGGCTCAGTGCTTGGACTCCAGCACCAACACATCCTGCTCGACCTTCCAGCCGACCCGGCTGAGAAAGCTCATGCCGAGCAGCGCCTCGGTCGGCGAGTCGCCCTCCAGCACCACGGCCTCGACCCCCAGCACCTCCAGGCTACCGAGCTTGACGCTCTTGAGGTTGACCTTCCAGCCTCGCGCCGTGCCGCTGGCCGTGCTGACCTGCAGGGGCCGGCCCTCCACCCGGTAGTCGATGCCCAGGCGGCGGGCCTGGCCGCCGTTGAGGGCGATCGAGGTGGCGCCGGTATCGACCAGAAACTGCACCGGGTGGCCGTTCACCGAACCGGCGGCCCAGTAGTGCCCGCCTATGCCCTTGGCGATGCTCAGTTGACGCTTGCTCGCTTCGGCGAAGCCGTCGCTGTACTCGCGGCTCAGACCATAGCTGCGCTCGACGCCACCGACCCGCAACACCGCGCCACGGCTGTCGGCGCTGACCACCTGCACGCCGCCCGGCCCGGTCTGGCCGACCTTCACCAGCTTGCGCTGACCGTCGACATTGAGCACCGCCGCCCCGGGGAACAGGCCGACCACCCGCACCTGCGGCTCGGCCCAGAGGCATCCGGCGGCAGCCAGCAGCACGCCGGCCGCAAGCCATTTCAATCCCTGTTTCACGCTCGTTGCTCTCCTTAGTCGAAGGGATAGGGTTGTTGCCAGTGCTTGAACACCGGCCGCAGGCTGCCACGCCTGACCAGCTCGTCCATGCGCCTGTCGAACAGCGCAGCCAGGGCGCGCCCCCGGGACGTATCGGCGAAGCCCAGGTACAGCGGCAGACGGGTCAATGGCGTCAGGCGAAAGCGCGCCGGCTCGGCGGCGCGACCGAGCAGGACCTCGAGCTCGTCGTGGGCGTCGAGGAAAAAGTCGGCCCGTCGATACTGCAGCATCTGCAGGATATCGCTATCACGCTGAACTTCCCGGTAGCGCGTCAAGTTTGGCAGATAGCGTTGAAAGGCATAGCCACGCATCCACACCAGCTGCGTCGCGCCGATGCTGGCCAGGGTCGGCGCCGGGCGCTCGGCCAGGCCCAGCGCGCTGATCCGGTCGGCATCGTAGTGCCAGCGCGGGTAGACCACCCCCTGATCGATCTCGTCCTTGTAAGAGCCGACCCAGGCATCGGCCTGACCGCGCTGCACCAGGCCGATGGAGCGGGTGTAGGGCACGCTCTGGATCACCAGTTCGACGCCGGCCGGCTCGAACACCTGGCGCAGGATATCCCAGGCCAGACCGGTGCCGTCCGCCTCGGTGTCATCCTCCCAGACCTCGCTGGCCAGGCGCACCTGCGTCGGCACGACCGGCTCGGCCCGAGCGCCGGTCCAGGCCAACAGCCCTATCAGTATCGTCAGCCAGAAGCCGTGCATCTCCGCCCTCCGGTCTCGCTAGAAGCCCAGTCCCGCCGCCAGACCGTTGGCCCAGCCCCAGACCACCAGCTGCATGGCCAGCCAGGCGAAGACCCCGGCCAGCACATCGTCGAGCATGATGCCGACACCGCCGTGCACATGCCGGTCGACCCAACGGATCGGCCAGGGCTTGAGGATGTCGAACAGGCGGAACATGACGAAGCCTAGCAGCAGCCAGAGCCAGCCCTCGGGCACCAGCCACAGGGTGATCCACATGCCGACCATCTCGTCCCAGACGATGCCCTCGTGGTCATGTACGCGCAGATCCTCGGCGACCTTGCCGCACAGCCAGAAGCCGAACAGCATGGTCAGGCCGAGCATCAGCCAGTAGCCCCAGTCCGGCAGCATCTGCCACAGCGGAATGAACGGCAGGGCCACCAGCGAACCCCAGGTGCCCGGCGCCTTCGGCAGGGTGCCGGAGCCGAAACCGAAGGCCAGGAAGTGCCAGGGGTTGCGCCAGACCGAGGGCGGCACTCGCGAAGTCTCAGACACCGGCGGCTCCGAAATGCTGATAGCCCTGCGCCGGCGCAGCGATGCTGCGCCCCTGCTCGTCCAGCAACCGCACGCCCTGGCCGGCCTCGACCCGGCCGACCACCTGCACCGGCCAGCCCGCGGCCTGCAGACCGGCCAGCTGCGGCGGCGGCAGGGTGAAGGCCAGCAGGTAGTCGTCGCCGCCGCCGAGCGCGCAGCGGCGGGCGCCCTGCTCCCCGAGCAACTCCAGCAGGGCTGCCGAGATCGGCAGGCGCGCCTGCTCGACCGACAGCGCCACCCCGGAGGCCGCGGCGATGTGCCCGCAGTCGGCCAGCAGGCCGTCGGAGATGTCCAACGCGGCCGTGGCCTTGCCCAGCAACGCCTGGCCCAAGGCCAGTTGCGGCTGCGGTGACCAGTAGCGCGCCAGCAGCGGTTCGGCGACCTCCGCCACGGCCTGCCGCCGCCCCAGCACCAGCTCCAGGGCGCCGGCACCTTCGCCCAGGCAACCGCCGACGCAGAGCAGGTCGCCGACCCGTGCGCCGGCACGGGTCAGCGCCTGGCCGGCCGGCACCCGGCCGAATACGCTCAGGGTCAGACTCAGCGGCCCGCGGGTGGTATCGCCGCCGATCAGGCGTGCGCCGCACTGCTGCGCCATGCGGTCCAGGCCGCGGGCGAAGGCCTCGAGCCAAGCCGGCTCGGCACGGGGCAGGGTCAGGGCCAGGGTGAAGCCGATGGGCGTCGCGCCCATGGCGGCCAGGTCGCTGAGCGACACGCCGAGGGCGCGCTGCCCGAGCAGGCAGGGATCGGCCGAGGCGGGGAAGTGCACGGCCTCGACCAGGGTATCGGTGGACACGGCCAGCTGCTCGCCGACCGGCAGCTCCAGCAGGGCGCAGTCGTCGCCGATGCCCAGGGCCACGCCTTCGCCGCCCCGCGCACAGGACGCGGCGGCGAAGTAGTGACGGATCAGCTCGAACTCACCCAAGGCAGGCGCGCCGGGATCAGCGCTTGTGGGCGCGAACTTCGTCGGCGCGCAGGCGCGGCGCCAGCTTGTCCAGCACGCCATTGACGAACTTGTGTCCATCGGTGGCGCCGAACACCTTGGCCAGCTCGATGCCTTCGTTGATCACCACGCGATAGGGGATATCGATGCGGTTCTTCAGCTCGTAGGTGGACAGGCGCAGGATCGCCAGCTCGACCGGGTCGATCTCCTCCAGCGGACGATCCAGCAGCGGGGTGAAGGCCCCGTCGATCTCGGTCTTCTGCCGCGCCACGCCATGCAGGATCTCGTGGAAGTAGGCGCCGTCGACGGCACCGAAGTCGTTGTCCACGCGGAACTGCGCTTCGATCTCGTTCAGCGCCTGGCCGGCGATGTGCCAGGAGTACAACGCCTGCATGGCCAGGGTGCGCGCCTCGCGGCGCGCCAGGGTCTTGGCGCTGGGGCCCTTCTTCGCCGGCTTCTGGCCCTGGCTGTCGTGCTGGCTCACTTGGCCTCCAACTGCGCCAGCAGGCTGACCATTTCCAGGGCAGACAGGGCGGCTTCCGCACCCTTGTTGCCGGCCTTGGTGCCGGAGCGCTCGATGGCCTGCTCGATGGAATCCACGGTCAGCACGCCGAAGGCCACCGGCACGCCGAACTCCATGGACACCTGGGCCAGGCCCTTGGTGCACTCGCCGGCGACGTATTCGAAGTGCGGGGTACCGCCGCGGATCACCGCGCCAAGGGCGATGATGGCGTCGAACTCGCTGCGCTGAGCGACCTTCTGCGCCACCAGGGGAATCTCGAAGGCACCCGGGGCGCGGATGATGGTGATGTCGCTTTCGCTCACACCGTGGCGCACCAGGGCATCGACGGCACCGCTTACCAGGCTTTCGACGACGAAGCTGTTAAAGCGGCCGACCACCAGGGCGAAACGGCCCTTGGGGGCGATGAAAGTACCTTCGATGGTCTTCAGGGTCATAGCGGATCTCGTCTGGGAAAGAGCCGGGGCGCGAGCCTGCGCCCCATGGGGTTATTCAGAGGGCAGGTATTCTACAACTTCCAGGTCGAAACCGGATATTGCGTTGAACTTCATCGGCGAGCTCATCAGGCGCATCTGGCGCACGCCCAGATCGCGGAGGATCTGCGAGCCGGCGCCGACGGTGCTGTAGGTGGTCGGGTTGGCCGCCTTGTGCTCGTGGCCGAGCTGGCGCTCCAGATGGGCCAACAGATCCGGGCCGGTCAGCGGGTTGCCCAACAGCAGCACCACGCCGCTGCCGGCCTTGGCCACCTCGGCCATGGCCGCGCGCAGACTCCAGCGCCCCTCCTGCTTGACCATGAACAGGTCGCGCAGCGGGTCCATGTTGTGCACCCGCACCAGGGTCGGCTCCTCGGGACTGATGCTGCCCAGGGTCAGGGCCATGTGCACGTCGCCTTCCACCGCGTCGCGGTAGGTCACCAGGTTGAAGTGCCCCAGCTCGGTGTCCAGTTCCTGCTCGTTGATGCGCTCGACGGTGCGCTCGTGGATCAGCCGGTAGTGGATCAGGTCGGCGATGGTGCCGATCTTGATGCCGTGCTCGGCGGCGAACTCCTCCAGCTCCGGGCGACGGGCCATGGTGCCGTCGTCGTTCATGATCTCGCAGATCACCCCGCTCGGCTCGAAGCCGCCCATGCGCGCCAGGTCGCAGGCCGCCTCGGTATGCCCGGCCCGGGCCAGCACGCCGCCCGGCTGGGCCATCAGCGGAAAGATGTGGCCGGGGCTGACGATGTCGTCGGCCTTGGCGTTCTTCGCCGCCGCGGCCTGCACGGTGCGCGCCCGGTCCGCGGCGGAGATGCCGGTGGTGACGCCTTCGGCGGCCTCGATGGAGACGGTGAACTTGGTGCCGAAGCCGGAGCCGTTGCGCGGCGCCATCAGCGGCAGCTTGAGCAGCTCGCAGCGCTCGCGGGTCATCGGCATGCAGATCAACCCGCGGGCGAAACGGGCCATGAAGTTGATGTGCTCGGCGGTGACCGCCTCGGAGGCGATGATTAGGTCGCCCTCGTTCTCGCGGTCCTCGTCATCCATGAGGATGACCATCTTGCCGGCGCGGATGTCTTCGATCAGTTCTTCGATGCTGTTGAGTGCCATGCTGGCAGTTCCTTAATTCTTCAGGTAGCCGTGTTCGGCCAGAAAGCTTTCGGTCAGGCCGGCAGCCTTGGGTTCGGCGGCCTTGTCGCCGAGCAGCAGGCGCTCCAGGTAACGCGCCAGCAGGTCCACCTCGAGGTTGACCAGTCGCCCCGGACGGTAGTCGACCATGATGGTCTCGGCCAGGGTGTGCGGCACTATGGTCAACTCGAACTCGGCGCCGCTCACGGCATTGACCGTCAGGCTGGTGCCGTCGACCGTGATCGAACCCTTGTGGGCGATGTACTTGGCCAGCTCGCGCGGCGCGCGAATCTTGAATTGCACGGCGCGGGCATTGTCCTCGCGCGATACCACCTCGCCGACGCCGTCGACATGGCCGCTGACCAGGTGCCCGCCCAGGCGGCTGCTGGGGGTCAGGGCCTTCTCCAGGTTGACCCGGCTGCCGGGCTTGAGGTCGACGAAGGCGGTGCGCGCCAGGGTCTCGCGGCTGACATCGGCCCAGAAGCCGTCGCCGGG contains the following coding sequences:
- a CDS encoding riboflavin synthase: MFTGIIEAIGSIRALSPKGGDVRVYVETGKLDLGDVKLGDSIAVNGVCLTAVDLPGDGFWADVSRETLARTAFVDLKPGSRVNLEKALTPSSRLGGHLVSGHVDGVGEVVSREDNARAVQFKIRAPRELAKYIAHKGSITVDGTSLTVNAVSGAEFELTIVPHTLAETIMVDYRPGRLVNLEVDLLARYLERLLLGDKAAEPKAAGLTESFLAEHGYLKN